One part of the Flavobacteriales bacterium genome encodes these proteins:
- the serC gene encoding 3-phosphoserine/phosphohydroxythreonine transaminase, with amino-acid sequence MSQVLNPTDVKKIHNFSAGPGILPQEVFKQAAQAVLNYEGSGLSLMEMSHRSKEFIAVMDKAIALVKDLLQVPEGYQVLFLQGGASTQFTMVPCNLLPVNGKAAYINTGEWARKAAKEAKLYGQVDIIASSEDQNYNYIPKDYTIPTDAAYLHITTNNTIFGTQYKKDIDAPITVVADMSSDIFSRPVDVSKYGLIYAGAQKNMGPAGTTMVIVKEDLLGKAGRDIPTMLNYKTHIEKESMFNTPPVFPIYVSMLTMQWLKDNGGVAFAQKRNQEKFNILYTELESNPLFQPTAKKEDCSVMNLTFVLTKPELEEEFNAMQKEAGISGLKGHRSVGGYRASMYNAMGTDSVKALVEIMQALATKNG; translated from the coding sequence ATGAGCCAGGTTCTCAACCCAACTGACGTGAAGAAAATCCATAATTTCAGTGCCGGCCCGGGCATTTTGCCACAGGAGGTATTTAAACAAGCCGCTCAGGCTGTTCTGAACTACGAAGGTTCAGGCCTGTCTCTGATGGAAATGTCACACCGAAGCAAAGAGTTTATTGCGGTAATGGACAAGGCCATAGCCCTGGTAAAGGATCTGCTCCAGGTTCCTGAAGGTTATCAGGTTTTGTTCCTGCAAGGTGGCGCCAGCACACAATTCACCATGGTACCATGCAACCTCCTGCCGGTTAATGGCAAGGCAGCGTACATCAACACAGGAGAGTGGGCCCGCAAAGCTGCAAAAGAAGCCAAACTATACGGTCAGGTCGATATCATTGCCTCATCCGAGGATCAGAACTACAACTATATTCCGAAGGATTACACGATCCCTACAGATGCTGCATACCTGCACATCACCACCAACAACACCATCTTCGGAACCCAATACAAAAAGGACATTGACGCACCTATCACTGTGGTTGCAGACATGTCTTCCGATATTTTCAGCCGCCCGGTAGATGTATCCAAATACGGACTGATCTACGCAGGTGCTCAAAAGAACATGGGACCAGCCGGAACCACCATGGTGATCGTTAAAGAAGACCTTCTCGGCAAAGCAGGACGTGACATCCCAACCATGTTGAACTACAAGACACACATTGAAAAGGAATCCATGTTCAATACACCTCCTGTATTCCCTATCTATGTTTCCATGCTCACCATGCAGTGGCTGAAAGATAACGGTGGTGTTGCATTCGCACAAAAGCGCAACCAGGAGAAGTTTAACATCCTTTACACCGAGCTTGAAAGCAACCCATTGTTCCAACCTACTGCGAAAAAAGAGGATTGCTCTGTGATGAACCTGACCTTCGTCCTGACCAAACCGGAACTGGAAGAAGAATTCAATGCCATGCAGAAAGAAGCTGGAATCAGTGGCCTGAAAGGACACCGTTCTGTTGGCGGCTACCGCGCATCCATGTACAATGCCATGGGCACAGACAGCGTAAAGGCGCTCGTTGAAATCATGCAGGCACTTGCCACTAAAAACGGTTAA
- a CDS encoding 4Fe-4S dicluster domain-containing protein: protein MAIMITDECINCGACEPECPNNAIYEGGAEWRFSDGTSVKGSITTMSGASVDAETAQQPVANDYYYIVTDKCTECKGFHDEPQCAAVCPVDCCVDDPDHRESEEQLLEKKAKLHL from the coding sequence ATGGCCATAATGATTACAGACGAATGCATCAACTGCGGCGCTTGCGAGCCGGAGTGCCCCAATAATGCTATTTATGAAGGCGGAGCTGAATGGCGTTTTTCTGACGGAACCTCGGTTAAAGGATCCATCACTACCATGAGCGGGGCCTCTGTAGATGCCGAAACCGCTCAGCAACCGGTAGCCAACGATTACTATTATATCGTCACGGATAAATGTACCGAGTGTAAAGGTTTTCATGACGAACCACAATGTGCTGCTGTTTGCCCGGTAGATTGTTGCGTGGATGACCCAGACCATCGGGAATCTGAAGAACAACTTTTAGAAAAGAAAGCCAAGCTTCATTTATAG
- a CDS encoding acyl-CoA reductase, with protein sequence MESTINQRVSAMAALGDDLRSLSSGEGQFYHSFMEAVASAEVRNRWFTPQHSLNAAMALGEMLNKQDLDIWISRYKEKDAGISSKNVGLVLPGNVPMVGFHDLMCVLMAGHVAQVKYASDDAVLLPFLINRLEEHNAGIGEQVSAANALLKGYEAVIATGSNNSARYFKQYFGKVPHIIRKNRNAVAVLNGDESREGLSKLAADCMAYFGMGCRSVSKLYVPEGYLFDPLLHALSEFDSMTQHDKYRNNYDYNKALLLLNKQVHFDNGVVMLTENPSIASPVSVIHFEYYRNVSDLEELVLNQAEQLQCIVSEADIFEGSVPFGRAQHPALWDYADGVDTMAFLHSLS encoded by the coding sequence ATGGAAAGCACAATAAATCAAAGGGTTTCTGCAATGGCCGCCCTGGGAGATGATCTCAGGTCACTGTCGTCGGGCGAGGGTCAGTTTTATCATTCATTTATGGAGGCTGTTGCAAGCGCAGAAGTTCGGAACCGATGGTTCACACCGCAACATTCCCTGAATGCTGCCATGGCTTTGGGGGAGATGTTGAATAAACAGGACCTGGATATCTGGATTTCCAGGTATAAGGAGAAAGATGCCGGAATCAGTTCGAAAAATGTCGGATTGGTATTGCCAGGGAATGTCCCAATGGTTGGGTTTCATGATTTGATGTGTGTGCTCATGGCAGGACATGTTGCTCAGGTGAAATACGCATCCGACGATGCAGTGCTTCTGCCGTTCCTGATAAATAGGCTTGAAGAGCACAATGCCGGGATAGGTGAGCAGGTGTCTGCAGCAAACGCATTGCTCAAAGGGTACGAAGCGGTGATTGCCACTGGAAGCAATAACAGTGCACGGTATTTCAAACAATATTTTGGTAAAGTTCCTCACATCATAAGAAAGAACAGAAACGCTGTGGCTGTATTAAATGGTGATGAATCCAGGGAGGGTTTGTCAAAGCTTGCAGCCGATTGTATGGCGTATTTCGGAATGGGCTGTCGCAGTGTAAGTAAGCTTTATGTTCCGGAAGGCTACCTGTTTGATCCATTGTTGCACGCGTTGTCGGAGTTTGATTCCATGACACAACATGACAAGTATAGAAACAACTATGATTATAACAAGGCTTTGTTACTACTGAATAAGCAGGTCCATTTTGACAATGGTGTGGTTATGTTGACCGAGAATCCATCCATTGCCTCTCCTGTTTCGGTGATTCATTTTGAATACTACCGGAACGTTTCAGATCTGGAAGAGTTGGTGTTAAATCAGGCGGAACAACTTCAGTGCATCGTCTCCGAAGCAGATATATTTGAAGGAAGTGTTCCTTTCGGACGTGCCCAACATCCGGCACTATGGGATTATGCAGATGGGGTGGATACGATGGCCTTTCTTCATTCCCTGTCCTGA
- a CDS encoding YbjQ family protein has protein sequence MILSTTETVAGKNIKQVMGVARGSTVRARNIGRDIFAGLKNIVGGEIEEYTKLQAQSREQALQRMIQDAEKMGAHGIVNIRFSTSVIMQGASEILAYGTAVTFE, from the coding sequence ATGATCCTATCTACTACCGAAACCGTTGCCGGGAAGAATATCAAACAGGTTATGGGTGTAGCCCGCGGCAGCACCGTGCGTGCACGTAACATCGGAAGAGACATTTTTGCAGGGCTTAAAAATATTGTGGGTGGTGAAATTGAAGAATACACCAAGTTACAGGCCCAGTCCAGAGAGCAAGCACTGCAACGTATGATTCAGGATGCAGAGAAAATGGGAGCCCATGGTATTGTCAACATCAGGTTCTCCACTTCTGTGATCATGCAGGGGGCCTCAGAGATCCTCGCTTACGGAACAGCGGTTACTTTCGAATAG